The Caulobacter sp. 73W region CCGGCCCTGGCCGCCTGCTCGACGCCGAGCGCGCCGCCCAGGACGATCAGGTCGGCCATGGAGACGCCCTTGGCGAAGCCGGCCTTGATGTCCTCGTAGACCTTCAGGACCTTGGCCAGCTTGGCCGGCTCGTTGACGTCCCAGTCCTTTTGCGGGGCCAGGCGGATGCGCGCGCCGTTGGCTCCGCCGCGATGATCCGAGCCGCGATAGGTGGCGGCCGAGGCCCAGGCGGTGGAGACCAGCTCGGCCACGCTGAGGCCCGAGGCGGCGATCTTGTCCTTCAGCGCCTTGATGTCGGCCGCGTCGATGAGCGGGCCGGTCGGGGCGGGGATCGGGTCCTGCCAGATCAGGTCCTCGGCCGGGACTTCAGGACCCAGGTAGCGGACCTTGGGGCCCATGTCGCGGTGGCACAGCTTGAACCAGGCGCGGGCGAAGGCGTCGGCGAAGTAGGCCGGGTCGTCGCGGAACTTCTCGGAGATCTTGCGGAAGCCCGGGTCGATCTTCAGCGCCATGTCGGCCGTGGTCATCATGGTCGGCACGCGGCGGTCGGGGCTGTGCGCGCCCGGCGCCAGATCCTCGGCCTTCTGGTTGATCGGCTGCCACTGCTTGGCGCCCGCCGGGGAGCGGACGAGCTCGTACTCATAGTCGAGCAGCATGTGGAAGAAGGTGTTGTCCCACTTGGTCGGGGTCGGCGTCCACGCACCCTCGATGCCCGAGGTGATGGTGTGGTCGCCCATGCCGCTCTCGTGGCCCGACTGCCAGCCAAGGCCCTGCTGGGCGATGTCGGCGCCCTCGGGACTGGCCCCGACCTTGGAGGCGTCGCCGGCGCCGTGGGCCTTGCCGAAGGTGTGGCCGCCGGCGGTCAGGGCGACGGTCTCCTCGTCGGTCATGCCCATGCGGTGGAAGGTCTCGCGGATGTCGCGGGCCGACTTCAGGGCGTCCGGCACGCCGCCGGGGCCTTCGGGATTGACGTAGATGAGGCCCATCTGGATGGCGGCCAGGGGGCTTTCCAGCGCCTTGCCCTCCTCCTCGATGATGCGGGTCTTGTTGTCGGCGTGGCCGACCCACTGCTCCTCGGTGCCCCAGTAGACGTCCTGCTCGGGCTGCCAAACGTCGGCGCGGCCGCCGCCAAAGCCGAACACCGGGCCGCCCATGGACTCGATGGCGACATTGCCGGCCAGGATCATCAGGTCGGCCCAGCTGATCTTGGCGCCGTACTTCTGCTTGATCGGCCAAAGCAGGCGCCGGGCCTTGTCGAGGTTGCCGTTGTCCGGCCAGGAGTTCAGCGGGGCGAAGCGTTGCTGGCCCGAGCCGCTGCCGCCGCGACCGTCGCCGGTGCGATAGGTGCCGGCGCTGTGCCAGGCCATGCGGATGAAGAAGGGGCCGTAGTGGCCGTAGTCGGCCGGCCACCAGGGCTGGCTGTCGGTCATCAGCGCGGTCAGGTCGCGCTTGAGCGCCGCGTAGTCAAGCGTCTTGAAGGCTTCTGGATAGTTGAAGTCCTCGCCCATCGGATCGCCGGGCTTTAGGATCTCCAGCGACAGCTGGTTGGGCCACCAGTCGCGGTTGGTGCGGCCCAGGAGCTTGCGCAGGGCCTCCGGTTCTTTTCTCGGGTCGCTCAGCGGGCTGCCCAGGTTCGATGCGTCGTCCATTGTCACCTCCCTCGTCTCAACTCCCCCAAAGCGACCCTAGTCCCGCGCCATCGGCCCCGGCAAAACGAAAAACCCTATGGCCAAGCATGAGCCGCTCTATGGCGAGCAGCGGCCATCGGCCGCACCTATGAGTGGAGCTTGGCCGGCGAATCTGGCCTTTTGCCCGCTGAACAAGGGCTTCGCGCGAAAAGGGGAGGGGTTCATGGTTTCGCCGATCACCAAGTACTCCCTGGTCCAGCTGCAGAACCTGTCGGCGACCGAAGCCCAGACGCTGACCGCCACCGACATGAAGCTGCTGACCTCCTCGCAGCTTGGCGCCATCGGCGCGTCGGGCATCGGCGAGCTCACCGCCGCCCAGGTCGAGGCGCTGTCGGCCTCTCAGATCAAGGGGCTTAAGGCCGGCCAGATCCCGCTCCTGGGCGGGGCGGTGTCGTTCTCGCCAAGCCAGTTGGGCGTCTTCGCCTCCGACCAGATGCAGGCCCTGACCGCGACGCAGATCGCCGCCTTCGACGTGGCCGATCTTCGCGTCCTGACAGCCGCGCAGCTTTCGGCCCTGTCGGCCACCGGGATCAACACCCTGGATGACGCCCAGCTCGATGCGCTCAGCGCCCGCCAATTGGGCGGGCTGAGCACCACCGCCCTGTCGCGGCTGGACGCCACCCAGGTCGCGTCCCTCGACGCCACCCAGATCAA contains the following coding sequences:
- the katG gene encoding catalase/peroxidase HPI codes for the protein MDDASNLGSPLSDPRKEPEALRKLLGRTNRDWWPNQLSLEILKPGDPMGEDFNYPEAFKTLDYAALKRDLTALMTDSQPWWPADYGHYGPFFIRMAWHSAGTYRTGDGRGGSGSGQQRFAPLNSWPDNGNLDKARRLLWPIKQKYGAKISWADLMILAGNVAIESMGGPVFGFGGGRADVWQPEQDVYWGTEEQWVGHADNKTRIIEEEGKALESPLAAIQMGLIYVNPEGPGGVPDALKSARDIRETFHRMGMTDEETVALTAGGHTFGKAHGAGDASKVGASPEGADIAQQGLGWQSGHESGMGDHTITSGIEGAWTPTPTKWDNTFFHMLLDYEYELVRSPAGAKQWQPINQKAEDLAPGAHSPDRRVPTMMTTADMALKIDPGFRKISEKFRDDPAYFADAFARAWFKLCHRDMGPKVRYLGPEVPAEDLIWQDPIPAPTGPLIDAADIKALKDKIAASGLSVAELVSTAWASAATYRGSDHRGGANGARIRLAPQKDWDVNEPAKLAKVLKVYEDIKAGFAKGVSMADLIVLGGALGVEQAARAGGHVVEVPFSPGRTDATQDETDVEGFSVLEPRADGFRNYLQVRFNVATEELLIDRSQLLGLTAPQMTVLVGGLRVLGANHGGSKHGVLTKRPGQLTNDFFVNLLDMKTAWKEVDDRGDEVFVGSDRQSGEERWTATRTDLVFGSNSLLRALSEVYASADAEEKFVRDFVAAWTKVMDNDRFDLKRGYKGN